A section of the Passer domesticus isolate bPasDom1 chromosome 33, bPasDom1.hap1, whole genome shotgun sequence genome encodes:
- the LOC135288484 gene encoding maestro heat-like repeat-containing protein family member 6, translated as MAGRFLGLFIVLRGKKNKGPGAAPAEQPEEPEQIQTLQDDAAVERTQEQQSSRGRFHRTLKMFRKFLRVQRRETGTSAAEGPAEPDSGLTEFQAEPDVSLDSAEHSQDSDTIMKEDIANGDKAVTEDVAMTNANTGETEATANPDTTPTPTLIEELVPEYFRDPCFSSQEQLSRLGSGLEASQDFVPPQAVITGAPQPLRPAHCGGKGSWGSCSLEERSKFPPGVLQVPAIVRNIHQRLLSHDTVDARLKIDIVRLAEEHPVDVVLTLLRCAPTCDRAAAMMWRAIASSRLTMEKVLPTLVRVMEDWPLSKMCTSDGDNQDVFALAATLVIWVIVQVPLYHETRIHSFYPLFTALLFHVVITTQQMPPEEVENFWRACQEENRLPCRPNRFAVQAMKALLYRLQCDQEVMDMERKCGWDTLLTAHTQHYAVGLLAREMRHVLTSMCSHVAYRLLLVLSCEKPRWNLPFLAFLVEVLECLDLSKCAHTVLKIMSSCLHSKCRERRRLALRGLEVLSKDPLMARPIRSVSRRLLELLGDADGQVVSMSLSLLKKMLQKKHLMISSTSAPKLAEALLPLFDRDNSHLQLLSISLFCKVMELVVEEGKKPLKRIVSQSLLPLFLHCHEENQRVAEASMKTLYCAAGFLEKTDLQRVLKTEQPLKIDECLLLEDRRQASERMQWALRFLDSPQESLREAAFRIIGVAARYLSRKREELQFHSQAISVPRKDTSLSH; from the exons ATGGCAGGCAGATTCCTTGGCTTGTTCATAGtgctcagggggaaaaaaaacaaaggccctggagctgccccagcagaaCAGCCTGAAGAGCCGGAGCAgatccagacactgcaggatg atgcagccgtggagcgcacacaagagcagcaatccagccgtggccgcttccaCAGAACCCTgaag ATGTTCCGGAAGTTTCTGCGAGTTCAACGCAGAGAGACCGGGACCagtgcagctgagggcccagccgagcctgactcggggctgaccgagttccaggcagagcctgatgtcagcctggattcaGCTGAGCACTCACAAGACTCTGACACCATAATGAAAGAGGACATAGCAAACGGAGacaaggcagtgactgaggacgTGGCCATGACAAATGCCAACACTGGAGAGACTGAAGCCACCGCAAATCCTGACACCACGCCCACTCCGACTCTGATTGAGGAATTGGTACCAGAGTATTTCAGGGAcccttgtttttcttctcaggAGCAGCTAAGCAGGCTGGGATCAGGCCTGGAGGCCTCCCAGGACTTTGTGCCCCCTCAAGCCGTGATCACTGGGgcccctcagcctttgaggccagcACATTGTGGCGGGaagggaagctggggaagttgctCCCTTGAAGAGCGCTCCAAGTTTCCCCCAGGtgtcctccaggtgccagccattGTAAGGAACATCCACCAGAGGCTGCTGTCCCATGACACTGTGGATGCCAGGCTGAAAATTGAcattgtgaggctggctgaAGAGCATCCTGTTGATGTGGTGCTGACCCTCCTGCGCTGTGCCCCAACGTGTGACAG agctgctgcaatgatgTGGAGAGCCATTGCTTCGTCAAGACTAACAATGGAGAAAGTGCTGCCAACACTGGTCCGTGTAATGGAGGATTGGCCTCTGAGCAAAatgtgcacctccgatggggacaatcAGGACgtttttgccctggct gcaactctggtgatctggGTGATTGTCCAGGTGCCTCTGTACCATGAGACAAGGATTCATTCTTTCTACCCTCTGTTTACggctctgctcttccacgttgtcatcaccacacagcagatgccaccagaggaagttgaaaaCTTCTGGAGAGCATGCCAGGAGGAAAATCGCCTTCCCTGCAGGCCCAACAG gtttgcagtgcaggccatgaaggctctgctctacCGACTGCAGTGTGACCAGGAGGTGATGGATATGGAGcgtaagtgtggctgggacacgctgctgactgctcacacccagcactatgccgtgggtctgctggccag gGAGATGCGCCATGTCTTGACCTCCATGTGTTCCCATGTCGCATACCGCCTTCTCCTTGTGCTCAGCTGTGAAAAGCCAAGGTGGAATCTGCCCTTCCTGGcattccttgtggag gtcctcgagtgcctggacttgagtaAATGTGCTCACACTGTCCTGAAGATCATGTCAAGTTGCCTGCACagcaagtgcagggagaggcgtcgcctggcgctcagaggcctcgaggtgctcagcaaggatcccttgatg gccagaCCTATACGCAGCGTGTCTCGAAgacttctggagctgctgggtgatgcagaTGGACAGGTGGTCAGCATGTCCCTCTCTCTGTTGAAGAAGATGCTCCAGAAAAAACATCTCATGATATCCAGCACTTCTGCCCCAAAGCTAGCTGAGgcactcctgccactctttgaccgt gacaacagccatctgcagctgctctccatttccCTCTTCTGCAAGGTGATGGAATTGGTAGTGGAAGAGGGTAAAAAGCCCCTGAAGAGAAttgtgagccagagcctgctcccactCTTCTTGCACTGCCATGAGGAGAACCAGCGTGTGGCAGAG gcctctaTGAAAACGCTGTATTGTGCGGCTGGCTTCTTGGAGAAGACGGATCTCCAGAGGGTTCTGAAGACAGAGCAGCCATTGAAAATTGATGAGTGCCTG ctgctagAGGACAGGAGACAAGCGAGCGAGCGCATGCAATGGGCCCTGCGGTTCCTGGATAGCCCACAGGagtccctgcgagaggcggccttCAGGATCAtcg gggtggccgCGCGCTACCTGTcgaggaagagggaagagctccagtTCCACAGtcagg CCATTTCAGTCCCAAGGAAAGACACTAGTCTGTCCCACTGA